In the Malus domestica chromosome 16, GDT2T_hap1 genome, one interval contains:
- the LOC108172244 gene encoding uncharacterized protein, with protein sequence MVEVQRMIDSALKKGLKFPKFIHPYPTYVEKFEYPKGFKIPDFSLFAGESSLSSLEHVAQFIAQCGDVNSDFYKLRLFNFLLTGSTFAWYINLSPNSIQSWEELVQKFHKQFYLSEMEMSVSSLAKMTQASDESPMDYLTRFKSARNWCRVPLSEVKFVKLALNGLDVEYKKKFLRVNFRDMYELAQHVEQYNHLLREENISKSLSRGTIYKNHAVSYASVEVEEPQYVNIDMAEIVIDKPYVCKALVHANSKDVKTRLASVEVAVKTLKVYTFDITKADAIFNQLLIAKIVKLRTGHNIPKADDLKGKNYCKYHNSNKHATNNCVVF encoded by the coding sequence ATGGTCGAGGTCCAAAGGATGATCGATTCGGCTTTGAAAAAGGGGCTGAAGttcccaaaattcatccatccataccCAACTTATGTAGAAAAGTTTGAATATCCTAAAGGCTTTAAAATCCCAGACTTCAGCCTTTTTGCTGGAGAATCGTCCCtatcctcgttagaacatgtggctcAATTCATTGCGCAATGTGGGGATGTTAATAGTGACTTCTATAAACTGCGACTATTCAACTTTTTGTTGACGGGCTCCACATTCGCGTGGTACATCAACCTCTCACCTAACTCTATCCAAAGTTGGGAGGAACTAGTCCAAAAATTCCATAAGCAATTTTATCTATCGGaaatggaaatgtcagtttcttcattggcCAAGATGACTCAAGCATCTGACGAGTCACCGATGGATTATCTTACAAGGTTTAAATCGGCCAGAAACTGGTGTCGAGTACCTCTCTCTGAAGTCAAATTTGTCAAGCTTGCTTTGAATGGGCTAGACgtggaatacaaaaagaaattcctgAGGGTAAATTTTCGAGATATGTATGAGCTGGCTCAGCACGTCGAACAATATAATCATTTGCTCCGAGAAGAAAACATTTCGAAGTCTTTATCTCGAGGGACGATCTATAAGAACCATGCAGTCAGTTATGCATCGGTCGAAGTTGAAGAACCCCAATATGTCAACATAGACATGGCCGAGATAGTGATTGATAAACCTTATGTATGCAAGGCATTGGTACACGCCAACTCCAAAGATGTCAAAACCCGCTTGGCCAGTGTAGAAGTGGCCGTCAAAACATTGAAGGTCTACACCTTCGACATAACTAAGGCTGACGCCATCTTCAACCAATTACTGATAGCGAAAATTGTCAAGCTTCGAACGGGACATAATATTCCCAAGGCCGATGACTTAAAAGGGAAAAattattgcaaataccacaactCGAACAAGCATGCAACGAACAACTGTGTTGTGTTTTGA
- the LOC103431780 gene encoding uncharacterized protein — MLFYLTTLNLANVLRETEPIADGENIFSAETLTAIDAWKYNDFLCRNYILNALDDLLYDVYVVFKTAKELWESLEKKYKTEDAGSKKFVAGKFLDYKMMDSKSVISQTEDLQKIIHDIYVKGMVINESFQVASFIEKLPPSWKEFKSYLKHKRKELTFEDLIVRLRIEEDNKKNEKSLVSSMEAKANVVEGSSSKQRPKF; from the coding sequence ATGCTGTTTTATTTGACAACactaaacttggctaatgtTCTGCGCGAGACTGAACCTATTGCAGatggagaaaatattttttctgcAGAAACTTTAACGGCCATAGATGCCTGGAAATATAATGATTTCCTCTGCAGAAACTATATTCTCAATGCATTAGATGATTTGTTGTATGATGTCTATGTGGTATTCAAAACAGCCAAGGAACTTTGGGAATCACttgagaaaaaatataaaaccgagGATGCtggttcaaagaaatttgttGCGGGCAAATTTTTGGACTACAAAATGATGGATTCCAAGTCTGTTATCTCTCAAACTGAAGATCTCCAGAAAATCATCCATGACATTTATGTTAAAGGGATGGTGATCAATGAGTCTTTCCAAGTGGCATCCTTTATAGAAAAATTGCCCCCTTCTTGGAAAGAGTTCAAGAGTTATCTCAAGCACAAACGTAAGGAGCTGACCTTTGAGGATCTCATTGTAAGGCTGAGAATTGAGGAAGATAACAAAAAGAATGAGAAGAGCCTGGTTTCGAGTATGGAAGCCAAGGCGAATGTTGTTGAAGGAAGTTCATCAAAGCAAAGGCCGAAATTCtag